AAGCCCTTTTCCAACTGTTGCAGCCACAGCAGTGCCGGTCAAGGCCCCTAACAGATTTAAACTTGCAGCCATTATGACAGCTGTTTTGGGAGAGAGCACGCGCGTTGATACAGATGTTGCTATGGCATTTGCCGTATCATGAAAGCCGTTTATAAAATCAAAAACCGTAGCGAGTACTATTACGGCGATAAGAAGAAAGAAAGTATCATGCATGTTTGAGAACTATGCCTTCAAGGATGTTTGCGACATCTTCGCAAGCGTCTGTCGCGTCTTCGAGATGTTCATAGATATTCTTCCACTTAAGTATCTGGATAGGGTCCTTCTCTTCATTAAAGAGCCTTGCAAGGGCCGCCCTGAAGGTTGTATCCGCCCTGTTCTCAAGGCGGTTTATCTCTATACAGAACTCCTGTATGTAGGAATACTTTTTATTCTTCAGGGAATTTATGGCTTTTTCTATCACTTCTGTAGTTGTGCTTAACGTCTTTGAGAGCTCAACTGCAGCAGGGTCTATTCCATCAAGTTTAAAGAGGAAGGCTCTGTCGGCGCAGGTCCATATGAGGTCAAGCACATCGTCAATGCGGCAGACAAGCGCGTGTATGTCTTCCCTGTCCAACGGCGTCAGAAAGGTCTTGTTGAGCTTGCGCATTATCTCATGCGTAAGCATATCGCCCTGCTGTTCGATCTCATATATCTGTTTTGCGAGATACTCGGATTTCTCAAGGTTCTCCATAAGTTCAACAAGAAGGATCCCGCCGTCTTTAAGGTTTTCACCTGCCTGTGCGAACATAGAAAAAAAGTCGGTCTCTTTCGGAAACATCTTGCTTAATACCATATTACTTAACCTCCTGGGTTACGGGTAAAAGAATACAAAATGAGATTGACATAGTCAATAATAAATAACTGGTCAATATTTTATCAGAAAAGCCTTAAATATTCCTTGCCGCTTTTCTGATCGATAATTTTCATTCACATCTGTCGTTTATGCAGTAGTAAGTGCCCCTGCATCCTGACTTGCCCTGGACAGTACACATAGTGCAGTTGCAGCCGTGTTTTTGCTTCGGCGCGATGCTTTTGCCCCTTGCGCAAAATAATGCCTCACCTTCGACTTCCGGGAAGGTGGGGCATGGCCCGCAAAACTCAAGGCATACTGAAGCGTTTTCCGGTGTATCTTCAACCTTTGCCATTGCAGCCTCCTTTAAATCAGTTTTAAAATTTCGACAAAAGAGAGCCTGCGCCCTCATCCATTAAAAAAAAGAGCCTGCCCTTCTCCGGCTTGACCATTGCGGCGGGCAAGAGAGAGTCTCTATT
This genomic stretch from Nitrospirota bacterium harbors:
- a CDS encoding DUF47 domain-containing protein, yielding MVLSKMFPKETDFFSMFAQAGENLKDGGILLVELMENLEKSEYLAKQIYEIEQQGDMLTHEIMRKLNKTFLTPLDREDIHALVCRIDDVLDLIWTCADRAFLFKLDGIDPAAVELSKTLSTTTEVIEKAINSLKNKKYSYIQEFCIEINRLENRADTTFRAALARLFNEEKDPIQILKWKNIYEHLEDATDACEDVANILEGIVLKHA
- a CDS encoding DUF2769 domain-containing protein; this translates as MAKVEDTPENASVCLEFCGPCPTFPEVEGEALFCARGKSIAPKQKHGCNCTMCTVQGKSGCRGTYYCINDRCE